A window of Strigops habroptila isolate Jane chromosome 5, bStrHab1.2.pri, whole genome shotgun sequence contains these coding sequences:
- the METTL8 gene encoding mRNA N(3)-methylcytidine methyltransferase METTL8 isoform X1, translating to MSLNGFLLVLNLSLNKMNFITRLSAFCLRKSKMQQRHQSSRRPTAPLGSRILTDPSKVFEHNMWDHMQWSQEEEENAKEKAAENSLVKVQWEDQDKYEREASKYWNEFYKTHKNNFFKDRNWLFLEFPEILPEKRRERLKTEERSSEHTKINSTNSFSHKNEMFEEGEKYLKRSYEGGSTSVRGDVYHKSQVKSLTDNPRGKNCGEELDRLESFPGSDATYRILEVGCGAGNSVFPILKVLCNTPGTFLYCCDFASGAVELVKSHSSYNSAWCSAFVHDVCDDALPYPFPDEILDVILLVFVLSTIHPDRMQGVVNRLAKLLKPGGMLLFRDYGRYDTAQLRFKKGRCLSENFYVRGDGTRVYFFTKGEVWNMFNLAGLTEVQNLVDRRLQVNRKKKVKMQRVWIQSKFQKPLLLSPNNPAEIIKRRP from the exons ATGTCACTGAATGGCTTCCTCCTGGTGTTAAACTT GTCTCTGAACAAAATGAATTTCATTACaaggctttctgctttctgtctgaGGAAAAGCAAGATGCAACAGAGGCACCAAAGTAGTAGACGACCAACTGCTCCACTTGGATCACGGATTTTAACTGATCCTTCTAAGGTTTTTGAGCATAACATGTG GGACCACATGCAGTGGTCacaagaagaagaggagaatgCCAAGGAAAAAGCGGCAGAGAACTCACTTGTGAAAGTCCAGTGGGAAGACCAAG ataaatATGAGAGAGAAGCCAGTAAATATTGGAATGAATTTTACAAGACtcataaaaataactttttcaagGATCGCAATTGGCTGTTCCTGGAGTTTCCAGaaattcttccagaaaaaaggagagaaaggttgaaaacagaagaaagatcttcagaacatacaaaaataaacagtacCAACAGTTTTtcacacaaaaatgaaatgtttgaggaaggagaaaaatatttgaagagaaGTTATGAAGGTGGTTCTACTTCTGTACGAGGAGACGTATATCATAAAAGCCAAGTAAAGTCTCTTACTGACAATCCTCGGGGTAAAAACTGTGGAGAAGAACTTGACAGGCTAGAATCCTTCCCTGGTAGTGATGCCACTTACAGAATATTAGAG GTTGGTTGTGGTGCTGGAAACAGCGTCTTTCCTATTTTGAAAGTTCTGTG caATACACCTGGAACATTTCTATACTGTTGTGATTTTGCTTCAGGAGCAGTGGAGCTGGTAAAG TCACATTCGTCCTACAATTCAGCCTGGTGTTCTGCCTTTGTTCATGATGTGTGTGATGATGCTTTACCCTATCCTTTTCCAGATGAGATCCTGGATGTCATTCTCCTTGTCTTTGTGCTCTCTACTATTCATCCTGACAG GATGCAAGGTGTTGTAAATAGATTGGCTAAACTACTGAAACCTGGAGGAATGTTGTTATTTCGAGACTATGGAAGATACGATACAGCTCAGCTTCGTTTTAAAAAAG GTCGTTGCTTGTCAGAAAATTTTTACGTACGAGGAGATGGAACCAGAGTATATTTCTTTACCAAAG GTGAGGTATGGAACATGTTCAACTTGGCTGGATTAACTGAAGTACAGAATTTAGTTGATCGGCGATTACAagtaaacaggaagaaaaaagtgaaaatgcagaGAGTTTGGATACAAAGCAAGTTCCAAAAACCATTGCTGCTATCTCCAAATAATCCTGCAGAAATTATCAAAAGGCGCCCTTAA
- the METTL8 gene encoding mRNA N(3)-methylcytidine methyltransferase METTL8 isoform X3, which yields MQLRRENRDHMQWSQEEEENAKEKAAENSLVKVQWEDQDKYEREASKYWNEFYKTHKNNFFKDRNWLFLEFPEILPEKRRERLKTEERSSEHTKINSTNSFSHKNEMFEEGEKYLKRSYEGGSTSVRGDVYHKSQVKSLTDNPRGKNCGEELDRLESFPGSDATYRILEVGCGAGNSVFPILKVLCNTPGTFLYCCDFASGAVELVKSHSSYNSAWCSAFVHDVCDDALPYPFPDEILDVILLVFVLSTIHPDRMQGVVNRLAKLLKPGGMLLFRDYGRYDTAQLRFKKGRCLSENFYVRGDGTRVYFFTKGEVWNMFNLAGLTEVQNLVDRRLQVNRKKKVKMQRVWIQSKFQKPLLLSPNNPAEIIKRRP from the exons ATGCAGCTCAGAAGGGAAAACAG GGACCACATGCAGTGGTCacaagaagaagaggagaatgCCAAGGAAAAAGCGGCAGAGAACTCACTTGTGAAAGTCCAGTGGGAAGACCAAG ataaatATGAGAGAGAAGCCAGTAAATATTGGAATGAATTTTACAAGACtcataaaaataactttttcaagGATCGCAATTGGCTGTTCCTGGAGTTTCCAGaaattcttccagaaaaaaggagagaaaggttgaaaacagaagaaagatcttcagaacatacaaaaataaacagtacCAACAGTTTTtcacacaaaaatgaaatgtttgaggaaggagaaaaatatttgaagagaaGTTATGAAGGTGGTTCTACTTCTGTACGAGGAGACGTATATCATAAAAGCCAAGTAAAGTCTCTTACTGACAATCCTCGGGGTAAAAACTGTGGAGAAGAACTTGACAGGCTAGAATCCTTCCCTGGTAGTGATGCCACTTACAGAATATTAGAG GTTGGTTGTGGTGCTGGAAACAGCGTCTTTCCTATTTTGAAAGTTCTGTG caATACACCTGGAACATTTCTATACTGTTGTGATTTTGCTTCAGGAGCAGTGGAGCTGGTAAAG TCACATTCGTCCTACAATTCAGCCTGGTGTTCTGCCTTTGTTCATGATGTGTGTGATGATGCTTTACCCTATCCTTTTCCAGATGAGATCCTGGATGTCATTCTCCTTGTCTTTGTGCTCTCTACTATTCATCCTGACAG GATGCAAGGTGTTGTAAATAGATTGGCTAAACTACTGAAACCTGGAGGAATGTTGTTATTTCGAGACTATGGAAGATACGATACAGCTCAGCTTCGTTTTAAAAAAG GTCGTTGCTTGTCAGAAAATTTTTACGTACGAGGAGATGGAACCAGAGTATATTTCTTTACCAAAG GTGAGGTATGGAACATGTTCAACTTGGCTGGATTAACTGAAGTACAGAATTTAGTTGATCGGCGATTACAagtaaacaggaagaaaaaagtgaaaatgcagaGAGTTTGGATACAAAGCAAGTTCCAAAAACCATTGCTGCTATCTCCAAATAATCCTGCAGAAATTATCAAAAGGCGCCCTTAA
- the METTL8 gene encoding mRNA N(3)-methylcytidine methyltransferase METTL8 isoform X2 translates to MSLNGFLLVLNLSLNKMNFITRLSAFCLRKSKMQQRHQSSRRPTAPLGSRILTDPSKVFEHNMWDHMQWSQEEEENAKEKAAENSLVKVQWEDQDKYEREASKYWNEFYKTHKNNFFKDRNWLFLEFPEILPEKRRERLKTEERSSEHTKINSTNSFSHKNEMFEEGEKYLKRSYEGGSTSVRGDVYHKSQVGCGAGNSVFPILKVLCNTPGTFLYCCDFASGAVELVKSHSSYNSAWCSAFVHDVCDDALPYPFPDEILDVILLVFVLSTIHPDRMQGVVNRLAKLLKPGGMLLFRDYGRYDTAQLRFKKGRCLSENFYVRGDGTRVYFFTKGEVWNMFNLAGLTEVQNLVDRRLQVNRKKKVKMQRVWIQSKFQKPLLLSPNNPAEIIKRRP, encoded by the exons ATGTCACTGAATGGCTTCCTCCTGGTGTTAAACTT GTCTCTGAACAAAATGAATTTCATTACaaggctttctgctttctgtctgaGGAAAAGCAAGATGCAACAGAGGCACCAAAGTAGTAGACGACCAACTGCTCCACTTGGATCACGGATTTTAACTGATCCTTCTAAGGTTTTTGAGCATAACATGTG GGACCACATGCAGTGGTCacaagaagaagaggagaatgCCAAGGAAAAAGCGGCAGAGAACTCACTTGTGAAAGTCCAGTGGGAAGACCAAG ataaatATGAGAGAGAAGCCAGTAAATATTGGAATGAATTTTACAAGACtcataaaaataactttttcaagGATCGCAATTGGCTGTTCCTGGAGTTTCCAGaaattcttccagaaaaaaggagagaaaggttgaaaacagaagaaagatcttcagaacatacaaaaataaacagtacCAACAGTTTTtcacacaaaaatgaaatgtttgaggaaggagaaaaatatttgaagagaaGTTATGAAGGTGGTTCTACTTCTGTACGAGGAGACGTATATCATAAAAGCCAA GTTGGTTGTGGTGCTGGAAACAGCGTCTTTCCTATTTTGAAAGTTCTGTG caATACACCTGGAACATTTCTATACTGTTGTGATTTTGCTTCAGGAGCAGTGGAGCTGGTAAAG TCACATTCGTCCTACAATTCAGCCTGGTGTTCTGCCTTTGTTCATGATGTGTGTGATGATGCTTTACCCTATCCTTTTCCAGATGAGATCCTGGATGTCATTCTCCTTGTCTTTGTGCTCTCTACTATTCATCCTGACAG GATGCAAGGTGTTGTAAATAGATTGGCTAAACTACTGAAACCTGGAGGAATGTTGTTATTTCGAGACTATGGAAGATACGATACAGCTCAGCTTCGTTTTAAAAAAG GTCGTTGCTTGTCAGAAAATTTTTACGTACGAGGAGATGGAACCAGAGTATATTTCTTTACCAAAG GTGAGGTATGGAACATGTTCAACTTGGCTGGATTAACTGAAGTACAGAATTTAGTTGATCGGCGATTACAagtaaacaggaagaaaaaagtgaaaatgcagaGAGTTTGGATACAAAGCAAGTTCCAAAAACCATTGCTGCTATCTCCAAATAATCCTGCAGAAATTATCAAAAGGCGCCCTTAA